The following coding sequences are from one Verrucosispora sp. WMMD573 window:
- a CDS encoding non-ribosomal peptide synthetase — translation MINPGATPLTTYQSDIWVASRLSPKNPQFNVCGWEQFVGPLDHGLLLRSLRQAIESNDALRLRFDEKDGLPFQWVEPEQAAVEVHDFSSAPEPHEACHSWMAQAFTQPFELHRTRLYRLALLRESESVAYAYLNAHHLVVDGWGARLLLRQVCAGYATAVAGTAAVADARPSYLDLARDMAGYAGSVQRKRDVEHFRGCLDGITPALFASRSTGRHRTGRHSFPLGPGLIDRIRATGQSPFTIVAAALAVYLGRVHRTEQVVLGVPMLNRSTYAQRHTVGHFANELPVPVTVSGTRTMPALAAELQQTLRSMRVHQRLSRGELLREVIPPHGPRQLYDVTLSWLRWPRPEPIPGITHRTLGASRVPEQNALAVLVNEYDDGTSTVDLDYSREVFDEDFTAEALGRHLVTLIGHALDRPDAPLNRIPMLTDAELDRVAGAHGDWDPDPSIEATLHGLFEEQAARTPDRIAVVVEGTGETLSYADVDARANQVAQALRADGVGRDDRVAILAERGASLIAAILGTLKAGGAYVPIDPDHPPARIRYLLADSGAKVLLTSVAQPAFARGGPDAAPGPTVRCLDTLATYPSVPVEPSARPTDLAYVIYTSGSTGDPKGVMIEHRSVVNRLAWMQRRYPLDGEDVLVQKTPTSFDVSVWELFWWALAGARLVLPRPGAHRDPRTLLTTVARHGVTVIHFVPSMFGPFLDLLAEAPHLRRQADPLRLVFASGEELPARRVDQFHRLFHRPPGTDPAAAGPRLVNLYGPTEATVDVTHHECHPDPGGPTRRVPIGRPIDNVRLYVLGLDDQPQPVGVPGELCVAGIAVARGYLGRAGAGATGTDGDPHAATRFVTDPVRGEGRMYRTGDLARWLTDGNLEYLGRIDGQVKIRGNRVEPGEVQQVLTGYPGIREAAVVARTSAGRDVHLVGYYVAEADLDPLRLRGHLLRHLPDFMVPALFGRLDRMPLTPNGKLDIAALPAPVARPHQEPEQEPRDDVERMLATIWARVLDLPSVGIHQDYHAIGGDSILALRIRAEAEQQGLHFTLADLAEHPTIAALTQHARRAAPADLPPIPTATEAPFALVSPLDRARLGDAEDACPATALQLGLLYHSSEHDTATAYHDVFRYEVRMPWHEEAFRAAYDRLVARHPGLRSAFDVGGCTEPLQIVHTRIAGGLDVADLRALDPEAARAEVLAHMRQRRRHRYAFDRPPLFLFRAHVLPSGVVDLVFSFHHVLLDGWSVATVVGELFRDYLHLIGAGIDAVVETTLPGPAAYVVEERRALASTSARRFWADRLDGAEPTQLDGWRQYEPPGDDESPARPVPLPLGLERRLRAFAHDHGLPLKSVFLAAYCLTLRLYSGATDVTVGLVTHGRPERDGADRLAGLFLNTVPLRLRSEHPSWREAIREVHQREQECQPYRRYPLHAIQHDRGGGPVFELAFNYVHMHVLAPLLELPSITPLGFDAWEETNFALLLNVLVHPAEQRISLRIDADRRTFTRAQTDLIAETYLRILARITDEPDAAPDFGFLAPATPVVTAGPVTSTTGPHRDVVRRLAAHARQSPDAVAVAAGTRRWTYARLRQQVDRIAYALIHAGVRPGDLVGIAVGRSPEMIASIYGVARAGAACVPLDVTYPPERIAAMLAQARPVRVIADRPHAELVGEPGIVLVVEDLLAPPRAVAPTPLPRIRPDDLLYVLFTSGSTGVPKAVAISHAAFGNLQAWQTEAASAAAGGVTLQFAPLSFDVSFQEIFTTISAGGTLQLIDERQRRDASELLRLLDRESVERVALPYVMLQQLAEAAVTLGIHPRALRVVISSGEQLRVTAEIRRFIAALPAGAVLENQYGPTETHVVTRYPMSGDPERFPSLPPIGPAIPGVEPYLLDGRMRPVPTGVAGELYLGGVQVARGYHRQPGLTAQRFVPNPFGTPGARLYRTGDLARVLPDGDLVWLARTDTQTKIRGFRVEPLEAELALMKLATHHPGIREAAVVARRPDNADAFLAAFVVGEPARVDLADLRRRLRETLPEQLVPTHFHWLPEMPLTPSGKRDDRRLRELPLRVEAPRPTAPRNRYERVLAEIVAELLHLPQVDVHDNLFELGATSLTAMRLVTLIEKRYAVVVPVAAFVTAPTVSSLAELLRAGGADPASVDPVVPIRAGGERPPLFLVHPIGGNVLCYLPLARHLPREQPVHALQAAGITAGTKPLRSVPALAASYLTAIRRIQPHGPYAIGGWSFGGVVAFEMARQLNLAARRLDPSGARPVEQLILIDPIARRSDEPVPVTDDVLLDWFFWELMPLDQDRPLLEPIPSNLASPQERLDFVARRAGAAGVLRPGDSPAAVRRLFEVFKANWEAIITYRPDIVDQDITLLRASEPLPPLLKPMHDIAGSLHLDPRNGWGELTTGRVNVLDVPGDHLALMDPPHVVDVAHRIAELLAGSTAPVTDQTGASPVGGGR, via the coding sequence ATGATCAATCCGGGCGCTACGCCGTTAACCACATACCAATCAGACATCTGGGTCGCAAGTCGGTTGTCTCCGAAGAATCCACAGTTCAATGTGTGCGGATGGGAACAGTTCGTCGGTCCACTCGATCACGGGCTGCTGCTGCGCAGCCTGCGGCAGGCCATAGAGTCCAACGACGCGCTGCGATTACGCTTCGACGAAAAGGACGGACTGCCCTTCCAGTGGGTGGAGCCTGAGCAGGCAGCGGTCGAGGTCCACGATTTCAGCAGCGCCCCCGAACCGCACGAGGCGTGCCATTCGTGGATGGCACAGGCGTTCACCCAACCCTTCGAGCTGCACCGCACCCGGCTCTACCGGCTGGCCCTGCTACGGGAGAGCGAGTCCGTCGCCTACGCCTACCTCAACGCCCACCACCTGGTGGTCGACGGATGGGGCGCCCGGCTGCTGCTGCGGCAGGTCTGCGCCGGGTACGCGACGGCCGTCGCGGGAACGGCTGCGGTCGCGGACGCCCGCCCGTCCTACCTGGACCTGGCGCGGGACATGGCCGGCTACGCCGGATCCGTCCAGCGCAAGCGGGACGTGGAACACTTCCGCGGCTGCCTCGACGGCATCACCCCGGCCCTGTTCGCCAGCCGGAGCACCGGCCGGCACCGGACCGGCCGGCACAGCTTCCCCCTGGGGCCGGGGCTCATCGACCGAATCCGGGCCACCGGTCAGTCGCCGTTCACCATCGTCGCGGCGGCCCTCGCGGTCTACCTCGGCCGGGTCCATCGGACCGAGCAGGTCGTGCTCGGCGTGCCGATGCTCAACCGGAGCACGTACGCGCAGCGGCACACCGTCGGCCACTTCGCCAACGAACTGCCGGTGCCGGTCACGGTGTCCGGCACCCGTACGATGCCCGCACTGGCGGCCGAGCTGCAACAGACCCTGCGCTCGATGCGTGTCCATCAACGCCTGTCGCGGGGCGAACTGCTGCGTGAGGTCATCCCACCCCACGGGCCCCGTCAGCTCTACGACGTGACCCTCTCCTGGCTGCGCTGGCCGCGTCCGGAGCCGATTCCCGGCATCACCCACCGGACGCTGGGCGCCAGTCGGGTACCCGAGCAGAATGCCTTGGCCGTGCTCGTCAACGAGTACGACGACGGCACGTCGACAGTCGACCTCGACTACTCCCGTGAGGTGTTCGACGAGGACTTCACCGCCGAGGCGTTGGGCCGGCACCTCGTCACCCTCATCGGCCACGCGCTCGATCGGCCCGACGCGCCCCTGAACCGGATCCCGATGCTCACCGACGCCGAACTCGACCGGGTCGCCGGGGCGCACGGCGACTGGGACCCGGACCCTTCGATCGAGGCGACGCTGCACGGTCTGTTCGAGGAGCAGGCGGCCCGGACACCCGACCGGATCGCCGTGGTGGTGGAAGGTACTGGCGAGACGCTCAGCTACGCCGACGTCGACGCGCGCGCCAACCAGGTGGCGCAGGCGTTGCGCGCCGACGGCGTCGGCCGCGACGACCGGGTGGCCATCCTGGCCGAGCGCGGAGCGTCGCTGATCGCCGCGATCCTCGGCACCCTGAAGGCGGGCGGGGCGTACGTTCCGATCGACCCGGACCATCCGCCCGCCCGGATCCGGTACCTGCTCGCCGACAGCGGCGCGAAGGTGCTGCTGACCTCCGTCGCGCAGCCGGCCTTTGCGCGCGGTGGCCCGGACGCCGCGCCGGGCCCGACCGTGCGCTGCCTCGACACGCTGGCGACCTACCCGAGCGTCCCGGTCGAACCGTCCGCCCGGCCCACCGACCTCGCCTACGTCATCTACACCTCGGGATCGACAGGCGATCCCAAGGGAGTGATGATCGAACACCGTTCGGTGGTTAACCGACTGGCGTGGATGCAGCGCCGTTACCCCCTCGACGGCGAAGACGTGCTCGTGCAGAAGACGCCGACATCGTTCGACGTGTCGGTCTGGGAGCTGTTCTGGTGGGCGCTTGCGGGTGCTCGGCTCGTCCTGCCGCGCCCCGGGGCGCACCGGGATCCCCGCACGCTGTTGACCACCGTGGCGCGGCACGGCGTGACGGTCATCCACTTCGTGCCGTCGATGTTCGGGCCCTTCCTCGACCTGCTGGCCGAGGCACCACACCTGCGCCGGCAGGCCGACCCGCTCCGGCTGGTCTTCGCAAGCGGTGAGGAACTGCCCGCCCGACGGGTCGACCAGTTCCACAGGTTGTTCCACCGACCGCCCGGCACCGACCCCGCCGCCGCCGGGCCCCGGCTGGTCAACCTGTACGGGCCGACCGAGGCGACGGTCGACGTCACGCATCACGAGTGCCACCCCGATCCGGGCGGGCCGACGCGACGGGTGCCGATCGGCCGTCCGATCGACAACGTCCGGCTCTACGTGCTCGGTCTGGACGACCAGCCGCAGCCGGTGGGCGTACCCGGTGAACTCTGCGTCGCCGGGATCGCCGTCGCCCGCGGCTACCTGGGACGCGCCGGAGCCGGCGCGACGGGGACCGACGGCGACCCGCACGCCGCCACGCGGTTCGTCACCGACCCGGTGCGCGGCGAGGGCCGGATGTACCGCACGGGAGACCTCGCCCGGTGGCTCACCGACGGCAATCTCGAGTATCTCGGCCGTATCGACGGGCAGGTGAAGATCCGGGGCAACCGTGTCGAACCCGGCGAGGTCCAGCAGGTGCTCACCGGCTACCCGGGGATACGCGAGGCCGCAGTCGTCGCCCGTACCTCCGCCGGTCGGGACGTCCACCTGGTCGGCTACTACGTGGCGGAGGCGGACCTCGACCCGCTGCGGCTGCGCGGCCACCTGCTGCGCCACCTGCCGGACTTCATGGTGCCCGCCCTCTTCGGCCGGCTGGACCGGATGCCTCTCACCCCGAACGGCAAACTCGACATCGCGGCGTTGCCCGCACCTGTGGCACGGCCGCATCAGGAGCCGGAGCAGGAGCCCCGCGACGACGTGGAGCGCATGCTCGCCACGATCTGGGCACGGGTGCTGGACCTGCCGTCGGTCGGCATCCATCAGGATTACCACGCCATCGGCGGCGACTCGATCCTGGCGTTGCGCATCCGCGCCGAGGCGGAGCAGCAGGGCCTGCACTTCACCCTCGCCGACCTGGCCGAACACCCGACCATCGCGGCGCTGACCCAGCACGCCCGACGTGCCGCGCCGGCCGACCTGCCGCCCATCCCGACCGCTACGGAGGCCCCGTTCGCGCTCGTGTCCCCACTCGACCGGGCCCGGCTCGGCGACGCGGAGGACGCCTGCCCCGCCACCGCGCTGCAACTCGGGCTCCTGTACCACAGCAGTGAGCACGACACGGCCACCGCCTACCACGACGTCTTCCGCTACGAGGTCCGGATGCCGTGGCACGAGGAGGCCTTCCGCGCGGCGTACGACCGGCTCGTCGCCCGGCACCCGGGTCTGCGTTCCGCCTTCGACGTGGGCGGCTGCACCGAACCGCTGCAGATCGTGCACACCCGGATCGCCGGCGGCCTCGACGTCGCCGATCTGCGTGCCCTCGATCCGGAGGCCGCCCGCGCCGAGGTGCTGGCGCACATGCGGCAGCGCCGCCGCCACCGGTACGCCTTCGACCGGCCGCCGCTGTTCCTGTTCCGGGCACATGTACTCCCCTCCGGCGTGGTCGATCTGGTGTTCAGCTTCCACCATGTGCTGCTGGACGGCTGGAGCGTCGCCACCGTCGTCGGTGAGCTGTTCCGCGACTACCTGCACCTGATCGGCGCCGGAATCGATGCGGTCGTCGAGACGACGCTGCCCGGCCCGGCCGCGTACGTCGTCGAGGAACGCCGCGCGCTCGCCTCGACGTCGGCCCGGCGATTCTGGGCCGACCGGCTCGACGGCGCCGAGCCGACCCAGCTCGATGGCTGGCGGCAGTACGAGCCGCCGGGCGACGATGAGTCGCCGGCGCGGCCGGTCCCGCTGCCGTTGGGTCTGGAACGGCGGCTACGCGCGTTCGCCCATGATCACGGACTCCCGCTGAAGTCGGTGTTTCTCGCCGCCTACTGCCTGACGCTGCGGCTGTACTCCGGCGCCACGGATGTGACCGTCGGGTTGGTCACCCACGGCCGTCCCGAGCGGGACGGGGCGGATCGGCTGGCAGGGCTCTTCCTCAACACGGTGCCGTTGCGTCTACGGTCCGAGCACCCCTCCTGGCGGGAAGCCATCCGCGAGGTGCACCAGCGGGAGCAGGAGTGTCAGCCGTACCGGCGTTACCCGCTGCACGCCATCCAGCACGACCGGGGCGGCGGGCCGGTCTTCGAACTGGCCTTCAACTACGTGCACATGCACGTACTGGCGCCGCTGCTCGAACTTCCCTCGATCACCCCGCTCGGCTTCGACGCCTGGGAGGAGACCAACTTCGCGTTGCTGCTGAACGTCCTCGTCCACCCGGCGGAGCAGCGCATCTCGTTACGGATCGACGCCGACCGCCGGACCTTCACCCGGGCGCAGACCGACCTGATCGCCGAGACGTACCTGCGGATCCTCGCCCGGATCACCGACGAACCGGACGCCGCACCGGACTTCGGGTTCCTGGCCCCGGCCACGCCGGTGGTCACGGCCGGTCCGGTCACGTCGACGACCGGGCCGCACCGCGACGTCGTCCGCCGCCTCGCCGCTCATGCGCGGCAGTCGCCGGATGCCGTGGCGGTGGCCGCCGGCACCCGTCGCTGGACGTACGCGCGGTTGCGGCAGCAGGTCGACCGGATCGCGTACGCGCTCATCCACGCCGGGGTGCGTCCGGGTGACCTGGTCGGGATCGCGGTGGGCCGCTCCCCCGAGATGATCGCGTCGATCTACGGCGTCGCCCGCGCCGGCGCGGCCTGCGTACCGCTGGACGTGACCTATCCGCCGGAGCGGATCGCGGCGATGCTCGCCCAGGCGCGCCCGGTCCGGGTCATCGCGGACCGGCCGCACGCCGAACTGGTGGGCGAACCCGGGATCGTGCTCGTCGTGGAGGACCTGCTCGCACCGCCGCGGGCCGTCGCACCGACCCCGCTGCCCCGGATCCGGCCGGACGACCTGCTCTATGTGCTCTTCACCTCCGGTTCCACAGGCGTCCCGAAGGCGGTGGCCATCTCCCACGCCGCCTTCGGCAACCTCCAGGCGTGGCAGACGGAAGCGGCAAGCGCGGCGGCCGGAGGCGTCACCCTCCAGTTCGCACCGCTCAGCTTCGACGTGTCGTTCCAGGAGATCTTCACCACGATCAGTGCCGGCGGCACGCTCCAACTCATCGACGAGCGGCAGCGGCGGGACGCCTCGGAGCTGCTGCGCCTGCTCGACCGGGAATCCGTCGAGCGGGTCGCCCTGCCGTACGTGATGCTCCAGCAGCTCGCCGAGGCCGCGGTGACCCTGGGGATCCACCCCCGCGCGCTGCGGGTGGTGATCTCGTCGGGGGAACAGCTGCGGGTGACCGCCGAGATCCGCCGGTTCATCGCGGCCCTGCCGGCCGGCGCGGTCCTGGAGAACCAGTACGGACCGACCGAGACCCACGTGGTCACCAGGTACCCGATGAGCGGCGACCCGGAGCGTTTTCCCAGTCTGCCACCGATCGGGCCGGCGATTCCCGGGGTCGAACCGTACCTGTTGGACGGGCGGATGCGTCCGGTACCGACCGGAGTCGCCGGGGAGCTGTACCTGGGCGGCGTCCAGGTGGCGCGGGGCTACCACCGCCAGCCCGGACTGACCGCACAACGGTTCGTGCCCAACCCGTTCGGTACGCCCGGTGCGCGGCTCTACCGCACCGGTGACCTGGCCCGGGTGCTGCCCGACGGCGACCTGGTCTGGCTCGCGCGTACCGACACGCAAACCAAGATCCGGGGATTCCGGGTGGAGCCGCTGGAGGCCGAGTTGGCGCTCATGAAGCTGGCCACGCACCACCCGGGCATCCGCGAGGCCGCGGTGGTGGCGCGACGCCCGGACAACGCCGATGCCTTCCTGGCCGCCTTCGTCGTCGGCGAGCCGGCCCGGGTCGACCTCGCCGACCTGCGTCGCCGGCTGCGGGAGACGCTGCCCGAGCAGCTGGTGCCGACCCACTTCCACTGGCTGCCGGAGATGCCGCTGACCCCGAGCGGCAAACGCGACGACCGCCGGCTGCGCGAGCTTCCGCTGCGCGTGGAAGCGCCGCGGCCAACGGCGCCCCGCAACCGGTACGAGCGCGTCCTCGCGGAGATCGTCGCGGAACTGCTCCACCTGCCGCAGGTCGACGTCCATGACAACCTGTTCGAGCTTGGCGCCACCTCGCTCACCGCGATGCGCCTGGTCACACTCATCGAGAAGCGGTACGCAGTGGTCGTGCCGGTCGCCGCCTTCGTCACCGCCCCGACCGTGTCCAGCCTCGCCGAACTGCTTCGGGCGGGCGGCGCGGATCCGGCTTCGGTCGACCCGGTGGTGCCGATACGTGCCGGTGGTGAACGACCGCCGCTGTTCCTCGTGCATCCGATCGGCGGCAACGTGCTGTGCTACCTCCCGCTCGCCCGGCACCTGCCCCGGGAGCAGCCCGTCCACGCGCTCCAGGCTGCCGGCATCACCGCCGGGACGAAGCCACTGCGGTCCGTGCCGGCACTGGCGGCCAGCTACCTCACGGCGATCCGCCGGATCCAGCCGCACGGGCCGTACGCGATCGGCGGCTGGTCGTTCGGCGGTGTCGTGGCCTTCGAGATGGCCCGCCAGCTCAACCTAGCGGCCCGCCGGCTCGACCCCAGCGGAGCCCGTCCGGTCGAACAGCTGATCCTCATCGACCCGATCGCTCGACGCTCCGACGAGCCGGTGCCAGTGACCGACGACGTGCTGCTCGACTGGTTCTTCTGGGAGCTGATGCCGCTCGACCAGGACCGGCCGCTGCTGGAGCCGATTCCGTCAAATCTGGCCTCGCCGCAGGAGAGGCTGGACTTCGTCGCTCGCCGGGCCGGCGCCGCCGGAGTGTTACGTCCGGGCGACTCGCCGGCGGCGGTGCGTCGGCTGTTCGAGGTGTTCAAGGCCAACTGGGAGGCCATCATCACCTACCGTCCCGACATCGTCGACCAGGACATCACCCTGCTGCGGGCCTCCGAACCGCTGCCGCCGCTGCTCAAACCCA